A DNA window from Janibacter sp. A1S7 contains the following coding sequences:
- a CDS encoding iron chelate uptake ABC transporter family permease subunit has product MAEAPTRERLTPPTGSLLTERASGPLPTARARRRYRIVVTTLLVLAVGFGIGLLAWDNPMPVGSDGFWRIAQLRATMVMVMLVVAFCQAVATVSFQTATNNRIVTPSIMGFEALYVAVQTAAVYVLGVAGAGLLKGLPQFVLMVVLMVGLSCALYGWLLSGRYGNIQIMLLIGIIIGGGLASVASFMRRLLSPSEFDVLTARMFGSMASAEASYLPVAIPLCLAAGGALWWQAKRLNVVALGRETSTNLGLNHRREIMRVLFLISILMAVSTALVGPMTFLGFLVATLAYQFADTFDHHHLFPVAVLIGFVVLAGSYFVLKNVFYAEGVVSIIIEMIGGSVFLFVILRKGRL; this is encoded by the coding sequence GTGGCTGAGGCACCCACCCGCGAACGACTCACCCCGCCGACGGGGTCCCTGCTGACGGAGCGGGCCTCGGGGCCATTGCCCACGGCCCGCGCACGCCGGCGCTACCGCATCGTCGTGACCACCCTTCTGGTGCTGGCCGTCGGCTTCGGCATCGGTCTGCTCGCCTGGGACAACCCGATGCCGGTCGGCTCCGACGGCTTCTGGCGGATCGCGCAGCTGCGCGCGACGATGGTCATGGTCATGCTCGTCGTCGCCTTCTGCCAGGCCGTGGCCACGGTGAGCTTCCAGACCGCCACGAACAACCGGATCGTCACCCCCTCGATCATGGGCTTCGAGGCCCTCTACGTCGCGGTGCAGACCGCCGCCGTCTACGTCCTCGGCGTCGCCGGCGCCGGGTTGCTCAAGGGCCTGCCGCAGTTCGTGCTCATGGTCGTGCTCATGGTCGGCCTCTCGTGCGCGCTCTACGGCTGGTTGCTCTCCGGGCGCTACGGCAACATCCAGATCATGCTGCTCATCGGCATCATCATCGGTGGCGGACTGGCCTCCGTCGCCTCCTTCATGCGCCGCCTGCTCAGCCCGAGCGAGTTCGACGTGCTCACCGCCCGGATGTTCGGCTCGATGGCCAGTGCCGAGGCCTCCTACCTGCCCGTGGCGATTCCCCTGTGCCTCGCCGCCGGCGGTGCCCTGTGGTGGCAGGCCAAGCGGCTCAACGTCGTCGCCCTCGGCCGGGAAACCAGCACCAACCTCGGGCTGAACCACCGCCGCGAGATCATGCGGGTGCTCTTCCTCATCTCCATCCTCATGGCGGTCTCCACCGCGCTCGTCGGACCGATGACCTTCCTCGGCTTCCTCGTCGCGACGCTCGCCTACCAGTTCGCCGACACCTTCGACCACCATCACCTCTTCCCGGTTGCGGTGCTCATCGGTTTCGTCGTGCTCGCCGGGTCCTACTTCGTGCTGAAGAACGTCTTCTACGCCGAGGGGGTCGTCTCGATCATCATCGAGATGATCGGCGGATCCGTCTTCCTCTTCGTCATCCTGAGAAAGGGACGCCTGTGA
- a CDS encoding siderophore ABC transporter substrate-binding protein: MPTRLRSAALLTGLALALTACGSSDADPASAAGGGDSVEVEDNNGTQLVPAAPTSVVATDNRTFETLAEWDVELSAAAVALMPESNKYTDDDSIVDLGIHREPDLEAAVAVEPDLIINGQRYADHHDTLAELVPEATILELDPREGKPFDEELKRQISVLGEVFDQQDAAQQLNDDFDASIERATRAYDSGETVMGLNTSGGEFGYVAPGDGRVIGPMFDIVGLEPALDVKDGSDDHQGDDISVEAIAKADPDWILVMDRDAAIAAEDEDYTPAKDLIENSEALQDVTAVKDGNVLYMPADTYLNEGIQTYTTFFDTFADALEEKS, encoded by the coding sequence ATGCCGACCCGTCTGCGCTCTGCCGCGCTCCTGACCGGCCTCGCCCTCGCCCTGACTGCCTGCGGCTCCTCCGACGCCGACCCCGCCTCTGCTGCCGGGGGCGGTGACAGCGTGGAGGTCGAGGACAACAACGGCACCCAGTTGGTGCCTGCTGCCCCGACCTCGGTCGTGGCCACGGACAACCGGACGTTCGAGACGCTCGCGGAGTGGGACGTCGAGTTGTCGGCGGCCGCCGTGGCCTTGATGCCGGAGTCGAACAAGTACACCGATGACGACTCGATCGTCGACCTGGGCATCCACCGGGAGCCCGACCTGGAAGCCGCCGTCGCCGTTGAGCCGGACCTGATCATCAACGGCCAGCGGTACGCCGACCACCACGACACGCTCGCGGAGCTGGTGCCCGAGGCGACGATCCTCGAGCTCGACCCGCGTGAGGGCAAGCCCTTCGACGAGGAGCTGAAGCGTCAGATCAGCGTTCTGGGTGAGGTCTTCGACCAGCAGGACGCGGCCCAGCAGCTCAACGACGACTTCGACGCCTCGATCGAGCGGGCCACCCGGGCCTACGACTCCGGCGAGACCGTCATGGGCCTGAACACCTCTGGGGGTGAGTTCGGCTACGTCGCCCCGGGTGATGGACGCGTCATCGGGCCGATGTTCGACATCGTCGGGCTGGAGCCGGCGCTGGATGTCAAGGACGGCAGCGACGACCACCAGGGTGATGACATCTCCGTCGAGGCCATCGCCAAGGCCGACCCGGACTGGATCCTGGTCATGGACCGCGACGCCGCCATCGCCGCCGAGGATGAGGACTACACGCCGGCCAAGGACCTCATCGAGAACTCCGAGGCGCTCCAGGACGTCACCGCGGTCAAGGACGGCAACGTCCTGTACATGCCCGCCGACACCTATCTCAACGAGGGCATCCAGACCTACACCACGTTCTTCGACACCTTCGCCGACGCACTCGAGGAGAAGAGCTGA
- a CDS encoding ABC transporter ATP-binding protein, whose product MITLTGVGKSYSSEVRIGPVDLTIPAGGITAFVGPNGAGKSTLLTMIGRLLDIDDGVIEVAGYDVSSTTSKDLAKILSILRQENHFITRLTVRQLVGFGRFPHSRGRLTVADEQAISASIDFLDLTDLENRYLDELSGGQRQRAYVAMVLTQDTEYVLLDEPLNNLDMKHSAHMMKHLEQAAQQLGRTIIIVIHDINFASHYASHICAVKDGEVVAFGPPEEIMTDDVLTAVFDTDVQVIDGPNGRLAVYY is encoded by the coding sequence GTGATCACGCTGACCGGTGTCGGCAAGAGCTACTCCAGCGAGGTACGGATCGGCCCGGTCGACCTGACGATCCCCGCTGGCGGCATCACCGCCTTCGTCGGGCCCAATGGCGCGGGCAAGTCGACCCTGCTGACGATGATCGGCCGCCTGCTGGACATCGACGACGGGGTGATCGAGGTGGCCGGGTACGACGTCTCGAGCACCACGTCGAAGGACCTGGCGAAGATCCTGTCGATCCTGCGCCAGGAGAACCACTTCATCACCCGCCTGACAGTGCGCCAGCTCGTCGGTTTCGGGCGCTTCCCGCACTCCCGGGGACGACTGACGGTCGCCGACGAGCAGGCCATCTCCGCTTCGATCGACTTCCTCGACCTGACCGACCTGGAGAATCGCTACCTCGACGAGCTCTCCGGCGGTCAGCGCCAGCGCGCATACGTCGCGATGGTCCTGACCCAGGACACCGAGTACGTGCTCCTCGACGAGCCGTTGAACAACCTCGACATGAAGCACTCGGCACACATGATGAAGCACCTGGAGCAGGCCGCCCAGCAGCTCGGGCGCACGATCATCATCGTCATCCACGACATCAACTTCGCCAGCCACTACGCCAGCCACATCTGCGCGGTCAAGGACGGCGAGGTCGTGGCATTCGGCCCGCCCGAGGAGATCATGACCGACGACGTCCTCACCGCCGTCTTCGACACCGACGTCCAGGTCATCGACGGACCCAACGGACGCCTGGCCGTCTACTACTGA
- a CDS encoding SDR family NAD(P)-dependent oxidoreductase: MGRLDGQVAVITGAASGIGRAAADLFAAEGAAVVLGDLREEDAVNAAAEITDAGGSAMGVAVDAMEEDSLAGLIDAAVCRFGRLDVMCNHVGGSNPARDVDVVGLDMDEFDRVMRLNVRSAIVGCRLAIPHLARAGGGSIINTASVGGLNGDFVQIAYGTAKAAVIRLTQYVATQYGHQNIRCNAIAPGAVMTPALANNLPAEMIEGIRTHNALPFIGDPVDVAHTMLFLASSESRYITGQVLVVDGGMTSHHPIAEIRRPTDAKGT, translated from the coding sequence ATGGGCCGACTAGATGGACAGGTTGCGGTGATCACCGGCGCAGCAAGCGGAATCGGCCGCGCCGCAGCGGACCTCTTCGCGGCCGAGGGCGCAGCCGTCGTGCTTGGCGACTTGCGTGAGGAGGACGCAGTCAACGCGGCAGCTGAGATCACCGATGCCGGAGGCAGCGCCATGGGAGTGGCCGTCGACGCCATGGAGGAGGACTCCCTGGCAGGGCTGATCGATGCTGCCGTCTGCCGTTTCGGGCGACTCGATGTCATGTGCAATCACGTCGGTGGGAGCAACCCCGCACGTGACGTGGACGTGGTGGGCTTGGACATGGATGAGTTCGATCGGGTAATGCGGCTCAACGTCCGCAGTGCGATCGTCGGCTGTCGGCTGGCCATTCCACACCTGGCGCGGGCTGGTGGAGGATCGATCATCAACACGGCGTCGGTCGGAGGGTTGAACGGCGACTTCGTCCAGATCGCCTACGGGACCGCCAAGGCCGCAGTGATCCGGCTGACGCAGTATGTCGCCACCCAGTACGGCCACCAGAACATTCGTTGCAACGCGATTGCTCCCGGCGCAGTGATGACGCCGGCCTTGGCCAACAACCTGCCAGCCGAGATGATCGAGGGGATCCGCACCCACAACGCTCTACCGTTCATCGGTGACCCGGTAGATGTGGCGCACACGATGCTCTTCCTCGCCTCGTCCGAGTCGCGGTACATCACCGGTCAGGTGCTTGTTGTCGATGGTGGCATGACCAGCCACCACCCGATCGCCGAGATTCGCCGTCCGACGGACGCGAAGGGGACCTGA
- a CDS encoding sodium:solute symporter family protein — protein sequence MTTVGAWTIGLALTYTLFLVGAGRVAKRRESAGRDFFAGGRRFRPITVAFCITGLFSGSSFIAILELSYHTGVSALWYGVAESVQILLIAGLLVVPLRERMVVTISGLIGERFGRLALGVGGAITAFTFPMWSVATAIAFASALHAFTGLSIQVAIVGTALLLLFYLWSGGMWSIAFTQTANCVVFTLMLALGATAFLIDPGVGGLRELAASRPEMLDWSGVGLPLVVAWFGTFVVNVILAQAALQMALSCRTPEAGRRGLVYAVGFGVPFILLGVVCGLAAALVVPGEALGLVGVPLYIAQVLPAPLAAVFFLGIWACALGWGGPCQFSGATSLGRDVGRALRPGATEEDMVRYTRWSLVLLTALMIAFGFLRAEQSAWWNVLAWTLRNGATLAPVLAALFWPLATRRAVVAAMIVGFGTGLAWYQLGGWQPDQFHLGVHPVWVGMSVNLLVMVVVTLLESRGEWALPLVGERRHLRGLGTVTAAVAVGLITLIAWDWLQAHGLGGLTGFATVALASAAAFQLITPRPTTSLPADSHPGSGPGRHPGDDEEAVGRARPVSGGVPAGP from the coding sequence ATGACCACCGTCGGTGCGTGGACGATCGGCTTGGCCCTCACCTACACCCTCTTCCTCGTCGGTGCCGGACGCGTCGCCAAGCGCCGCGAGTCGGCCGGTCGGGACTTCTTCGCCGGAGGTCGGCGGTTCCGGCCGATCACGGTCGCCTTCTGCATCACCGGCCTGTTCTCGGGCTCGTCGTTCATCGCCATCCTGGAGCTGAGCTACCACACCGGTGTGTCCGCCCTCTGGTACGGCGTCGCGGAGTCGGTACAGATCCTGCTCATCGCGGGGCTGCTCGTCGTGCCCCTGCGCGAGCGGATGGTCGTGACCATCTCGGGCCTCATCGGCGAACGCTTCGGTCGGCTCGCGCTGGGCGTGGGGGGAGCCATCACCGCGTTCACCTTTCCGATGTGGTCGGTCGCCACCGCGATCGCCTTCGCCTCGGCGCTGCACGCCTTCACCGGTCTGTCGATCCAGGTGGCGATCGTGGGCACGGCGCTGCTTCTCCTGTTCTACCTGTGGTCCGGCGGCATGTGGTCCATCGCGTTCACCCAGACGGCCAACTGCGTGGTCTTCACCCTGATGCTCGCCCTGGGCGCCACCGCGTTCCTGATCGATCCCGGAGTGGGCGGGCTGAGGGAGCTGGCAGCATCGCGCCCGGAGATGCTCGACTGGTCAGGGGTCGGACTGCCGCTGGTGGTCGCGTGGTTCGGAACCTTCGTGGTCAACGTCATCCTCGCCCAGGCGGCGCTGCAGATGGCCCTGTCCTGCCGCACGCCCGAGGCGGGTCGCCGCGGTCTGGTGTATGCCGTCGGCTTCGGGGTGCCCTTCATCCTGCTGGGGGTGGTGTGCGGTCTGGCGGCAGCCCTCGTGGTGCCCGGCGAGGCGCTCGGTCTCGTCGGGGTGCCGCTCTACATCGCTCAGGTGCTGCCCGCCCCGCTGGCGGCGGTGTTCTTCCTCGGCATCTGGGCCTGTGCCCTGGGCTGGGGCGGGCCGTGCCAGTTCTCCGGAGCCACCAGCCTGGGCCGGGACGTCGGCCGGGCCCTTCGGCCCGGGGCGACCGAGGAGGACATGGTGCGCTATACCCGCTGGTCGCTGGTCCTGCTCACCGCTCTGATGATCGCTTTCGGCTTCCTGCGTGCCGAGCAGTCGGCCTGGTGGAACGTGTTGGCATGGACGCTGCGCAACGGTGCCACCCTCGCCCCGGTCCTCGCCGCACTCTTCTGGCCGCTGGCCACGCGACGCGCCGTGGTCGCGGCGATGATCGTCGGCTTCGGCACCGGGCTGGCCTGGTACCAGCTCGGTGGGTGGCAGCCCGACCAGTTCCATCTCGGGGTCCATCCGGTGTGGGTGGGGATGAGCGTCAACCTCCTCGTCATGGTGGTGGTCACGCTGCTGGAGTCCCGGGGCGAGTGGGCCCTGCCCCTGGTCGGTGAACGCCGCCACCTCCGCGGACTCGGCACGGTGACGGCCGCGGTGGCGGTGGGCCTGATCACGCTGATCGCCTGGGACTGGCTCCAGGCTCACGGCCTGGGTGGACTGACCGGGTTCGCCACCGTGGCCCTGGCATCCGCAGCGGCCTTCCAGCTGATCACCCCGCGTCCCACCACCAGCCTCCCAGCGGACTCGCACCCGGGTAGTGGCCCCGGTCGTCACCCCGGCGACGACGAGGAGGCCGTGGGCCGAGCCCGGCCGGTGTCAGGCGGTGTCCCGGCAGGCCCATGA
- a CDS encoding siderophore-interacting protein: MHGDVLTTIQLTPSLTRVVLGGAGLDGFAMPEDDTDAYVNIAVPPRGATYGPVFDPRAVRETQPRELWPARRRYTVRRWDAHAQQLTLDFVVHAGSGSGGPWALAARPGDVLVFNGPGSGYHPNSRADWHLMVGDESAVPAIAASVERLPPHARAVVRLVCDGPEHEIPLESPGHLDLQWVHRTEANPAPLLAAVESASFPEGTVHAFVHGEAEETRDLRQHVVRERGVAVSSLSCSPYWKRGMSDEQWRSVKKDFVTAMNA; this comes from the coding sequence GTGCACGGCGACGTCCTGACCACCATCCAGCTGACCCCGTCCCTCACCCGTGTCGTCCTGGGGGGCGCGGGACTGGACGGCTTCGCGATGCCGGAAGACGACACCGACGCCTACGTCAACATCGCAGTGCCACCACGAGGGGCCACCTATGGCCCGGTCTTCGACCCGCGCGCGGTGCGTGAGACCCAGCCGCGCGAGTTGTGGCCGGCACGACGGCGCTACACCGTTCGACGGTGGGACGCGCACGCACAGCAACTCACGCTCGACTTCGTGGTCCACGCAGGCTCGGGCTCCGGCGGCCCGTGGGCCCTGGCGGCCCGACCGGGGGATGTGCTGGTCTTCAACGGACCCGGTAGCGGATACCACCCGAACAGCCGGGCCGACTGGCACCTCATGGTCGGTGACGAATCGGCCGTGCCGGCCATCGCCGCCTCCGTGGAAAGACTGCCTCCGCACGCGCGCGCAGTGGTGCGCTTGGTCTGCGATGGCCCGGAGCACGAGATCCCGCTCGAGAGCCCCGGTCATCTGGATCTGCAATGGGTACACCGCACCGAGGCCAACCCCGCCCCCTTGTTGGCGGCTGTCGAGTCCGCGTCGTTCCCCGAGGGCACCGTGCACGCCTTTGTCCACGGGGAAGCCGAGGAGACCAGGGATCTACGGCAGCACGTGGTCCGCGAACGTGGCGTCGCCGTCTCGAGCCTGTCGTGCTCGCCCTACTGGAAGCGCGGGATGTCCGACGAGCAATGGCGCTCGGTCAAGAAGGACTTCGTCACGGCGATGAACGCCTGA
- a CDS encoding IclR family transcriptional regulator encodes MTTEVEHDGSDRRNYVASVIKACTVVEALAGGEAEYTLAEVAESSDLGKTTVHRLLASLQRVGWVERGPRNGYRLSLRMARLTHASLKQFSVRHEALPHLRTLAGEFGDTAFLLVPAGDDGALVVEMVEGNNPLKVNTVTIGATLPYHAGGGPAVMAALDDSLRERVLNGPRQAFTEFTDTSRAALEEKFSRIREQGYVFAKDDLNIGVAVVSGPVYGPDGAVTCTLSLGGAADHYDGDQLEKIITGVRAACAALSERLGAPALR; translated from the coding sequence ATGACCACGGAGGTGGAGCACGACGGCAGCGACCGCCGCAATTATGTCGCGTCGGTCATCAAAGCGTGCACCGTCGTCGAGGCGCTCGCGGGAGGAGAAGCCGAGTACACCCTGGCTGAGGTCGCCGAAAGTAGTGACCTGGGCAAGACTACGGTCCACCGTTTACTGGCGTCATTGCAGCGGGTCGGCTGGGTCGAGCGCGGACCCCGGAACGGATATCGGCTAAGCCTTCGCATGGCACGGCTAACCCACGCGTCGCTGAAGCAATTCAGTGTCCGCCACGAAGCACTGCCGCACCTGCGGACCTTGGCCGGAGAATTCGGCGATACCGCGTTCTTGCTCGTGCCGGCAGGAGATGATGGGGCCCTGGTCGTAGAAATGGTTGAAGGCAACAACCCACTGAAGGTCAATACGGTGACCATCGGTGCGACCCTCCCATACCACGCAGGCGGCGGCCCAGCGGTGATGGCAGCGCTGGATGACTCCTTGCGCGAACGGGTCCTGAATGGACCACGTCAGGCGTTCACCGAATTCACGGACACCTCACGTGCCGCATTAGAAGAGAAGTTCTCCCGAATTCGCGAGCAGGGATATGTCTTTGCCAAGGACGACCTGAACATCGGGGTGGCCGTAGTGAGCGGCCCAGTCTACGGCCCCGACGGAGCCGTCACGTGCACACTCAGTCTCGGCGGTGCCGCTGACCATTACGACGGCGACCAACTGGAAAAGATCATCACCGGAGTGCGCGCAGCCTGCGCAGCACTATCTGAGCGCCTCGGCGCCCCAGCCTTGCGGTGA
- a CDS encoding OsmC family protein, with product MSSSPSTTQSTPAQLKRVRARSIWEGAMRARHQVRKFAAFETAEPVPVGGDDSSPSPMEYVVAALGGCLAVVAETVAAEQELGLTALEIDTQATMDTRGFLGTADVSPHFREVVVRARFGLSDPSALPALQREVERRCPAFNLVKDAGVPVTLDWSVTGGPR from the coding sequence ATGTCCTCGTCCCCCTCCACCACGCAGTCCACGCCGGCCCAGCTGAAGCGGGTTCGCGCCCGCAGCATCTGGGAGGGGGCGATGCGCGCCCGTCACCAGGTACGCAAGTTCGCTGCCTTCGAGACCGCCGAGCCCGTCCCGGTCGGTGGCGACGACAGCTCCCCGAGCCCCATGGAGTACGTGGTGGCGGCCCTCGGGGGGTGTCTGGCCGTGGTGGCCGAAACCGTCGCCGCCGAGCAGGAACTCGGGCTCACCGCACTGGAGATCGATACCCAGGCGACCATGGACACCCGCGGCTTCCTCGGGACCGCGGATGTCAGCCCCCACTTCCGGGAGGTGGTGGTGCGGGCCCGCTTCGGCCTGTCCGACCCCTCCGCACTCCCCGCACTGCAACGTGAGGTCGAACGCCGCTGCCCCGCGTTCAACCTGGTCAAGGACGCCGGTGTGCCGGTCACCCTCGACTGGTCGGTGACGGGGGGCCCGCGATGA
- a CDS encoding 3-isopropylmalate dehydratase large subunit, whose protein sequence is MGQTITQKILSRAGSVDAAQVGENYPVRPDYMVAYDFPGYTDRFFRQMKEDFGVTKVAEPDRYVLFIDHLLSNKNEHEAEVHKVTRDWAHKNGVHFHEGEGIGHQVAAELGYALPGSFLIHFDGHISSLGAFGSLGMGVRRDLLEGWVTGGINLDIPDTTRFHLTGSLAPGLESRDLIHKIISDIGADGVAFQVMEYTGPGAQAMPLGQRQALCGMAMFAGGVSAIFNPDELSLEYSRKVAKKDFEPLYSDPDAEYAARYDINLNDLSPQIVLPGSARAANTHDVREVSGQKIQRAFIGSCASGRIEDIRAAAQILEGERVASGVELNVVPTSKRIYDQAESEGLLDTLRTAGAHVVESSCDFCFGYAKPLAPGEVCVSTGVLNIAGRMGSADADIFMGSATTVAASALTGSLTDPREVVN, encoded by the coding sequence ATGGGACAAACCATCACACAGAAGATACTTTCGCGCGCAGGAAGTGTAGACGCCGCCCAGGTCGGCGAAAACTACCCCGTTCGCCCAGACTACATGGTCGCGTACGACTTCCCTGGATACACCGATCGGTTCTTCCGTCAGATGAAGGAAGACTTCGGTGTCACGAAGGTCGCAGAACCGGATCGGTACGTGCTCTTCATCGACCATTTGCTTTCGAACAAGAACGAACATGAGGCAGAGGTCCACAAGGTCACCCGTGACTGGGCCCACAAGAATGGTGTCCATTTCCACGAAGGTGAAGGCATCGGACACCAGGTCGCGGCGGAACTTGGGTACGCGCTACCCGGATCCTTTCTGATTCATTTCGATGGCCACATCTCCAGCTTGGGGGCCTTTGGTTCGCTCGGGATGGGCGTGCGTCGCGACCTGCTCGAAGGCTGGGTCACCGGCGGAATCAACCTCGACATCCCCGACACCACGCGCTTCCATCTGACGGGCTCACTCGCCCCCGGTCTGGAGAGCCGTGACCTAATCCACAAGATCATCTCCGACATCGGTGCCGATGGCGTTGCATTCCAAGTCATGGAGTACACCGGCCCTGGCGCTCAGGCGATGCCTCTGGGACAGCGACAGGCGTTGTGTGGCATGGCGATGTTCGCTGGCGGAGTCTCGGCGATCTTCAATCCCGATGAGCTGAGCCTCGAGTACAGCCGTAAGGTCGCCAAAAAGGACTTCGAGCCCCTCTACAGCGACCCGGACGCCGAGTACGCAGCACGTTACGACATCAACTTGAACGACCTAAGTCCGCAAATCGTCCTACCCGGCTCCGCCCGCGCTGCCAACACTCACGATGTGCGAGAGGTCAGCGGTCAAAAAATCCAGCGTGCGTTCATCGGTTCCTGTGCCAGCGGGCGGATCGAGGACATCCGGGCAGCCGCCCAGATTCTCGAAGGTGAGCGGGTCGCATCCGGCGTCGAGTTGAATGTTGTCCCAACCTCCAAGCGGATTTACGACCAGGCTGAAAGCGAAGGCCTACTCGACACGTTGCGTACCGCAGGAGCGCACGTCGTGGAGTCATCCTGCGATTTCTGTTTCGGTTACGCCAAGCCGCTAGCGCCAGGTGAGGTGTGCGTTTCAACCGGTGTGCTGAACATCGCAGGCAGGATGGGCAGCGCCGATGCTGACATCTTCATGGGATCGGCAACGACAGTTGCGGCCAGCGCATTGACGGGTTCATTGACTGACCCCCGTGAGGTGGTGAACTGA
- a CDS encoding isocitrate lyase/PEP mutase family protein has translation MNTFRETLSEGLVYAPGVWDGLTARLADQSGFSALCASGFAISASLGLPDAEMYSMTENLEAVRRIRGASRLPIVADIDTGYGNAVNAARTARMFADSGVSAVFMEDQLAPKRCPVATSDAPTLLPVKEAAGKIRAVRDSVGDEVVLIGRTDGIGEDAIRRAEAYVEAGAELIMPISRGFPTAEAWADLHTRVGVPLMCSLTAWTWTAEEFTPEVLEQIGVRLALLPTQILLAASTGIRDSLQRLSAGEPPAKVSSDYMEHTEFLQLIGFDEVMKQQETYLPQAIEES, from the coding sequence ATGAACACTTTTAGGGAAACGTTATCGGAGGGCTTGGTGTACGCACCAGGCGTCTGGGATGGATTGACCGCCCGACTGGCCGATCAAAGTGGCTTCTCTGCACTATGCGCGTCAGGTTTTGCGATTTCAGCATCGCTCGGCCTCCCAGATGCCGAGATGTATTCCATGACAGAGAACCTTGAGGCAGTACGCCGCATTCGCGGCGCATCTCGTCTTCCGATCGTGGCCGACATTGACACCGGGTACGGCAACGCCGTCAACGCGGCGCGAACAGCACGGATGTTTGCCGACTCAGGGGTCTCGGCCGTATTCATGGAAGATCAACTCGCGCCCAAGCGCTGCCCTGTCGCCACAAGCGACGCGCCCACCCTGCTACCCGTCAAGGAAGCGGCAGGAAAAATCCGCGCGGTGCGCGACTCAGTGGGAGACGAGGTCGTCCTCATTGGCCGCACGGACGGCATCGGGGAAGACGCGATACGACGGGCAGAGGCCTACGTCGAGGCTGGTGCAGAGCTCATCATGCCGATCTCACGGGGCTTCCCGACCGCCGAAGCATGGGCAGATCTTCATACCCGGGTCGGAGTCCCCCTAATGTGCTCGCTCACCGCGTGGACGTGGACCGCGGAGGAGTTCACCCCCGAAGTTCTCGAACAAATCGGCGTACGTCTCGCCCTTTTGCCCACACAGATCCTGCTCGCCGCCAGCACCGGCATTAGGGATTCCTTGCAACGTCTTTCTGCGGGCGAACCACCCGCAAAGGTCAGCAGTGACTACATGGAACACACTGAATTCTTGCAACTTATCGGCTTCGACGAGGTCATGAAACAGCAAGAAACGTACCTCCCCCAAGCAATCGAGGAGTCGTGA
- a CDS encoding ABC transporter permease, giving the protein MTTASTRAAAPAKGRLLDGRLALGTLAVVALLALSLVTGVYDVFGAEDGAQMFAITRVPRTIALVLAGAAMSMSGLMMQLLTQNRFVEPTTTGTTEWAGLGLLAVMILVPTASLLERMVGAVIAAFIGTMIFFLFLRRVSLRSSLIVPIIGIMLGAVVGSISTFIALQTDMLQNLGVWFAGSFTSVLRGQYEVLWIVALVAVVVFMVADRFTVAGLGEEIATNVGLNYNQVLLVGTGLIAIATGVVTVVVGNLPFLGLIVPNVVSMFRGDDLRSNLPWVCLLGIAIVTGCDLIGRTIIAPFEVPVSLILGVVGAVVFITLLLRQRSRG; this is encoded by the coding sequence CTGACGACTGCATCCACGCGCGCAGCCGCCCCGGCCAAGGGGCGGCTGCTCGACGGCAGGCTGGCCCTGGGAACGCTGGCCGTCGTCGCGCTGCTCGCCCTCTCCCTGGTCACCGGGGTCTATGACGTCTTCGGCGCCGAGGACGGTGCGCAGATGTTCGCCATCACGCGGGTCCCGCGCACCATCGCCCTGGTCCTCGCCGGCGCGGCCATGTCGATGTCCGGACTGATGATGCAGCTGCTCACCCAGAACCGCTTCGTCGAGCCCACGACGACGGGCACGACCGAGTGGGCCGGCCTGGGTCTGCTCGCCGTGATGATCCTCGTCCCGACCGCCTCCCTCCTGGAGCGGATGGTCGGGGCGGTCATCGCCGCATTCATCGGCACGATGATCTTCTTCCTCTTCCTGCGCCGGGTGTCGTTGCGCTCGTCGCTGATCGTCCCGATCATCGGCATCATGCTCGGCGCGGTCGTCGGCTCGATCTCGACCTTCATCGCTCTGCAGACCGACATGCTGCAGAACCTCGGCGTGTGGTTCGCGGGCAGCTTCACCTCGGTGCTGCGCGGTCAGTACGAGGTGTTGTGGATCGTCGCCCTGGTCGCGGTGGTGGTCTTCATGGTCGCCGACCGGTTCACCGTCGCGGGCCTCGGCGAGGAGATCGCGACGAATGTCGGGCTCAACTACAACCAGGTGCTGCTCGTGGGTACCGGCCTCATCGCGATCGCGACAGGTGTCGTCACGGTCGTCGTGGGCAATCTGCCCTTCCTCGGGCTGATCGTGCCCAATGTCGTCTCGATGTTTCGCGGTGACGACCTTCGCAGCAACCTGCCCTGGGTCTGCCTGCTCGGCATCGCGATCGTCACCGGGTGTGACCTGATCGGGCGGACGATCATCGCCCCCTTCGAGGTGCCGGTGTCGCTGATCCTCGGGGTCGTCGGCGCCGTCGTCTTCATCACTCTCCTGCTCAGGCAGCGCAGTCGTGGCTGA